From a single Deltaproteobacteria bacterium CG11_big_fil_rev_8_21_14_0_20_42_23 genomic region:
- the flhB gene encoding flagellar biosynthesis protein FlhB has translation MADQSSSQEKTEEATPKRMRESRKKGQVAKSKDLNTVVILIGAFALIVACKGFIAKELLSLMQQSFDVATTKDLSADMLFLQVREAYYSYIKASSPFLIAITVIAFAVAFFQIGPIFSAEPMKPQLKRINIIENVKNMFKMTTLIELLKNIAKISLIFFIAYLVMSDSLREIVLSTTATPDQSSQVASKIVAEFLMKVFVIFIIIAVIDFAVQRWQHKKQMRMSKDEVKREYKQDEGDPMIKSQRRQLHQELANSDMKQAVGMSDAVITNPTHLAIAVQYDDKEMAAPMITAKGQRLFAEKIKEYAEEAGVPIVHNPPLAWTLLELEIGDEIPDELYQAVAEVLVYVYTMKE, from the coding sequence ATGGCCGACCAAAGCAGTAGCCAAGAAAAGACCGAAGAAGCAACGCCCAAGCGGATGAGAGAGTCGCGGAAGAAGGGCCAAGTTGCAAAATCAAAAGACTTGAACACAGTTGTTATCCTCATTGGAGCCTTCGCGCTTATTGTGGCGTGTAAAGGCTTCATCGCCAAAGAACTGCTATCACTGATGCAGCAAAGTTTTGATGTGGCCACCACAAAAGATCTTTCGGCCGACATGCTTTTTTTGCAAGTGCGTGAAGCCTATTATTCCTACATAAAAGCCTCGAGTCCATTTCTCATCGCCATCACCGTTATCGCCTTTGCGGTTGCGTTTTTCCAAATCGGCCCCATTTTTTCTGCCGAGCCTATGAAGCCGCAACTCAAGCGCATCAACATCATCGAAAATGTGAAAAACATGTTTAAGATGACAACTCTGATTGAGCTTTTGAAAAACATCGCAAAAATTAGCCTCATTTTTTTCATCGCCTATCTGGTGATGAGTGATTCTCTGCGTGAAATTGTGTTGTCCACAACCGCAACACCCGACCAATCAAGTCAAGTGGCTTCAAAAATCGTTGCGGAGTTTCTGATGAAGGTGTTCGTCATCTTTATTATCATCGCTGTTATTGATTTTGCGGTTCAGCGTTGGCAGCACAAAAAGCAAATGCGCATGTCGAAGGATGAAGTGAAGCGGGAATACAAGCAAGACGAAGGTGACCCGATGATCAAAAGCCAGCGAAGGCAGCTGCATCAAGAACTTGCCAACAGCGACATGAAGCAAGCCGTGGGCATGTCGGACGCTGTCATCACCAATCCAACCCATTTAGCTATTGCCGTTCAGTATGATGACAAAGAAATGGCAGCACCCATGATCACCGCAAAAGGCCAGCGTCTCTTCGCCGAAAAAATAAAAGAGTACGCGGAAGAAGCTGGCGTGCCCATCGTCCATAATCCTCCCCTTGCCTGGACCTTACTGGAACTGGAAATTGGCGACGAAATTCCCGATGAACTTTACCAAGCCGTGGCGGAAGTGTTGGTGTATGTGTATACGATGAAGGAGTAG